Proteins found in one Methylobacter sp. S3L5C genomic segment:
- a CDS encoding nitrate reductase — MKNTIKTTCPYCGVGCGISALVSDKNHQVTISGDPSHPANFGRLCSKGSALGETIELEGRLLNPQAYGRDTSWTEALDLVANSFIKTIEQYGPDAVAIYGSGQLLTEDYYVANKLMKGFIGSGNMDTNSRLCMSSSVAGHKRAFGSDTVPGCYDDYEQAEMIILIGSNAAWCHPVSFQRIRAAKEANPTLKIVVIDPRRTSTCDIADLHLPVASGSDGVLFNGLLHYLHQENTLNQAYIDAHTEGFSKALNAATNSSHSIEQIAAQCNLKVEDLNHFYQWFASHEKVMSLYSQGINQSSSGTDKVNAIINCHLATGRIGKPGMGPFSLTGQPNAMGGREVGGLAHQLAAHMDFSSTDDIDRVARFWDTQTIATKPGLAAVDLFDAIYDGKVKAVWIMGTNPAVSMPNANKITQALQRCDFVVVSDCIANTDTTALAHVLLPAQGWSEKDGTITNSERCISRQRALFSPAGSAKPDWWIITQVARRMGFEKAFHYQNASEIFCEHAALSGFENNAEQGLRDFDISAFAKISQQDYERLQPIQWPVNQAYPQGKARFFDDGQFFTRSGKAQFIAIKPKLPVNLPDKDYPLILNTGRLRDQWHTMTRTAIAAKLNQHKPEPFVEVHPVDAQHYNLPANTLAVIESLWGSMIARVQVTDSQQQGNLFVPMHWTNQYASQGRMGVLVNPVVDPVSKQPESKHTPARIKAYQPVWQGFILSRRELTITESEYQVKIKGEQFYRYELAGVSLPEDWRSSVQKNLCSANAENTQWQEYQDSAKGNYRAAQIINRQLETVIFIAADNTLPDRGWLTSLFAKMQLETQERMALLTGRPPVGVPDVGTIVCACFNVGEKTIQAAIKEKNLKTHQEVGLCLKAGTNCGSCVPEIKALL; from the coding sequence ATGAAGAACACCATAAAAACCACCTGTCCTTACTGCGGTGTAGGCTGCGGCATTAGCGCACTAGTCAGCGATAAAAATCACCAGGTTACTATCAGTGGCGATCCATCACATCCGGCTAATTTTGGTCGTCTTTGCTCAAAAGGTTCCGCACTCGGTGAAACGATTGAACTCGAAGGGCGCTTATTAAACCCCCAAGCCTATGGTCGTGACACCAGCTGGACTGAAGCACTGGATCTGGTTGCCAACTCCTTTATCAAAACGATTGAACAATACGGCCCTGATGCGGTAGCTATTTATGGCTCGGGGCAACTGTTGACCGAAGACTATTATGTCGCCAATAAACTGATGAAAGGTTTTATCGGTAGCGGCAATATGGATACCAATAGCCGTTTATGTATGTCTTCTTCTGTCGCCGGGCATAAGCGGGCTTTTGGCTCTGATACCGTGCCAGGTTGCTATGATGATTATGAACAGGCCGAAATGATTATTCTGATCGGCTCCAATGCGGCATGGTGCCATCCGGTTAGTTTTCAGCGTATACGGGCGGCAAAAGAAGCCAACCCCACATTAAAAATCGTGGTAATTGATCCCCGTCGCACATCCACTTGCGACATTGCCGATCTGCATTTGCCGGTCGCCAGCGGCAGTGACGGCGTTTTGTTTAACGGCTTACTACACTACTTACATCAGGAAAATACGCTAAATCAGGCCTACATCGACGCCCATACCGAAGGTTTTTCAAAAGCCCTTAATGCCGCCACCAACAGCAGTCATTCTATCGAACAAATAGCTGCGCAATGCAACTTAAAGGTAGAAGACTTGAACCACTTCTATCAATGGTTTGCTAGCCACGAAAAAGTCATGAGCCTTTACAGTCAAGGCATCAATCAATCGTCATCGGGCACTGACAAAGTCAATGCCATTATCAATTGCCATCTTGCTACCGGCAGAATTGGCAAGCCCGGCATGGGGCCATTTTCACTAACTGGTCAACCCAACGCGATGGGTGGCCGTGAAGTCGGTGGATTGGCTCATCAACTGGCCGCGCACATGGATTTTTCCAGTACTGACGATATAGATCGTGTGGCCCGATTTTGGGATACGCAGACTATTGCCACGAAACCCGGACTTGCCGCTGTCGACTTGTTTGATGCCATTTACGACGGTAAAGTAAAAGCCGTGTGGATCATGGGTACCAATCCCGCCGTCAGTATGCCTAACGCCAACAAAATCACTCAAGCTTTGCAACGCTGTGATTTTGTGGTCGTTTCGGATTGCATTGCCAATACCGATACCACAGCATTGGCCCATGTATTGTTACCGGCACAAGGCTGGAGCGAAAAAGACGGCACCATCACCAATTCCGAACGCTGTATTTCTCGCCAGCGCGCACTATTTAGTCCGGCAGGCAGTGCCAAACCGGACTGGTGGATTATCACTCAAGTTGCAAGGCGTATGGGCTTTGAAAAAGCTTTCCATTACCAAAATGCCAGCGAAATTTTTTGTGAGCATGCCGCACTTTCAGGTTTTGAAAATAATGCCGAACAAGGCTTGCGTGATTTTGATATATCCGCATTTGCAAAAATCAGCCAGCAGGATTATGAGCGCCTGCAACCCATTCAATGGCCGGTAAATCAGGCTTATCCACAAGGCAAAGCACGTTTTTTTGATGATGGACAATTTTTTACCCGATCGGGTAAGGCACAGTTTATTGCCATAAAACCCAAACTTCCCGTTAATCTGCCGGATAAAGATTACCCGCTGATATTAAACACCGGCCGCCTGCGTGATCAATGGCATACCATGACCCGTACTGCCATCGCTGCCAAATTAAATCAACACAAACCCGAGCCTTTTGTCGAAGTCCATCCAGTCGATGCACAGCACTATAATCTACCAGCCAATACCCTGGCCGTTATCGAAAGCCTGTGGGGCTCAATGATTGCGCGTGTGCAGGTTACCGACAGCCAACAACAGGGCAACTTGTTTGTGCCTATGCACTGGACAAACCAATATGCCAGTCAGGGACGTATGGGCGTATTGGTCAATCCGGTTGTTGACCCGGTTTCCAAACAACCGGAAAGCAAACACACACCGGCTCGAATCAAAGCTTATCAACCTGTCTGGCAGGGCTTTATTTTATCCCGGCGAGAACTGACTATTACCGAGTCAGAATATCAGGTCAAAATCAAGGGTGAACAGTTTTACCGTTATGAACTGGCCGGAGTTAGCTTGCCTGAAGACTGGCGTAGCAGTGTCCAAAAAAATCTCTGTAGTGCTAACGCCGAAAATACCCAATGGCAGGAATACCAGGATTCGGCAAAGGGCAATTACCGGGCCGCACAAATTATTAATAGGCAGTTGGAAACCGTTATTTTTATCGCTGCCGATAACACGCTTCCTGATCGCGGTTGGTTAACCAGTCTCTTTGCAAAGATGCAATTAGAAACACAGGAACGAATGGCGTTACTAACCGGCAGACCACCCGTCGGTGTTCCTGATGTCGGGACTATCGTCTGCGCCTGCTTTAATGTCGGCGAAAAAACCATACAAGCGGCAATCAAGGAAAAAAACCTGAAAACTCATCAGGAAGTGGGACTTTGCCTTAAAGCAGGTACTAACTGCGGATCCTGTGTACCCGAAATTAAAGCGTTGCTGTAA